A region from the Rosa rugosa chromosome 6, drRosRugo1.1, whole genome shotgun sequence genome encodes:
- the LOC133715549 gene encoding alpha-galactosidase 3-like: protein MAKSKIITFSVFTLILYLSALAIAIAGRVAVPLLQFQDEPSFLTPTFSRIYDTSMYGALQLNNGLAQTPQMGWNSWNFFACDINETVIKETADALISTGLADLGYVYVNIDDCWSLPTRNSEGQLVFDPKTFPSGIKALADYIHGKGLKLGIYSDAGVFTCQVRPGSIYHESDDAKLFASWDIDYLKYDNCYNLGIPPKERYPPMREALNASGRTIFYSICEWGVDDPALWAGRLGNSWRTTDDINDTWASMTTIADLNDKWASYAGPGGWNDPDMLEVGNGGMSYQEYRAHFSIWALMKAPLLIGCDVRNMTAETYEILSNEEVIAINQDSLGVQGRKVNVSGTDGVYQVWAGPLSGHRLAVALWNRGSTAKTITAKWEALGLQSSISVSVRDLWQHKLVKEDAVSSFGALVEAHDCHLYLFTPKTESLSTLAFA, encoded by the exons ATGGCGAAGAGCAAGATCATCACTTTCTCTGTGTTCACTCTGATTCTCTATCTGTCAGCTCTGGCTATTGCAATTGCAGGCAGAGTAGCTGTGCCTCTGTTGCAATTCCAGGACGAACCCAGTTTCCTGACACCAACTTTTAGTCGCATTTACGATACTTCAATGTATGGTGCTCTGCAACTCAATAATGGATTGGCTCAAACGCCTCAAATGGG GTGGAATAGCTGGAATTTCTTTGCTTGTGATATTAATGAAACCGTGATCAAGGAAACAG CTGATGCGCTCATCTCAACCGGATTAGCTGATTTAGGTTATGTGTATGTCAATATAG ATGATTGCTGGTCTTTACCAACACGAAATTCTGAG GGTCAACTGGTCTTTGATCCTAAAACATTTCCATCGGGAATTAAAGCTCTTGCCGATTATATACATGGGAAGGGCCTTAAGCTTGGAATATATTCTGATGCCGG GGTTTTTACATGTCAAGTTCGACCAGGTTCAATTTATCATGAAAGTGATGATGCCAAGCTGTTTGCTTCTTGG GACATAGATTATTTGAAGTATGACAACTGTTACAATCTGGGCATCCCACCAAAAGAACG GTACCCACCCATGCGTGAGGCCCTAAATGCATCTGGACGCACAATTTTCTATTCAATTTGTGAATG GGGTGTTGATGATCCTGCTTTATGGGCCGGGAGACTTGGGAATAGTTGGCGTACAACAGATGATATCAATGATACATGGGCAAG CATGACTACAATTGCTGATTTGAATGACAAGTGGGCGTCGTATGCAGGACCTGGTGGATGGAATG ATCCAGATATGTTGGAAGTTGGCAATGGAGGCATGAGTTACCAGGAATACCGTGCTCATTTTAGCATCTGGGCTTTGATGAAG GCCCCTCTTTTGATTGGTTGTGATGTTAGAAACATGACTGCAGAAACATACGAAATTCTGAGCAATGAGGAGGTTATTGCTATAAACCAAG ATTCTCTTGGGGTTCAGGGAAGGAAAGTGAATGTTTCAGGAACAGATGGGGTCTATCAG GTTTGGGCGGGTCCTCTATCTGGACATCGTTTGGCTGTTGCTCTTTGGAATCGGGGTTCAACAGCAAAGACTATAACAGCTAAATGGGAAGCACTTGGACTGCAATCCAGCATTAGTGTCTCAGTGAGAGATTTGTGGCAG CACAAACTAGTTAAGGAGGATGCCGTATCATCATTTGGTGCTCTGGTTGAAGCTCATGACTGTCACCTGTACCTCTTCACCCCCAAGACTGAGTCACTAAGTACTTTAGCCTTTGCTTAA